A genomic stretch from Fodinibius salinus includes:
- a CDS encoding succinylglutamate desuccinylase/aspartoacylase domain-containing protein: protein MNEALAKDSKSDVSEERIIGSIEGLQPGPTVIVLGGVHGNEPAGVRAISSVLDTLKDVESPIRGQLLALRGNIKALEQNVRYIDEDMNRIWFPSILQDIRNTPESQLQSSERREVKQLLSVLDDINNQSESPVILADIHTFSAEGWMFTITSSDPRQRKLLSNLHVPMVFGIEKTLRGTALGYYQKQGFISFGLEGGQHTNDMTAYNTTASLMLLLQAVGCIEEQYVDELKEYEKHLQSHTKYLPTETKLIYQHIIEPGDEFRMRPGYKNFQHIKKGEWLASDKDGKIIADCDGYILMPLYQDQGDDGFFIIIEHEG, encoded by the coding sequence ATGAATGAAGCTTTAGCAAAAGATAGCAAATCTGACGTTTCAGAGGAACGGATTATTGGATCTATAGAAGGACTTCAGCCCGGCCCAACTGTAATTGTGCTGGGGGGCGTGCATGGCAATGAGCCGGCGGGAGTGCGGGCTATCTCCAGTGTATTAGATACACTCAAAGATGTTGAATCGCCCATCCGCGGGCAACTGTTGGCGCTGCGGGGCAATATTAAAGCACTCGAACAAAATGTGCGATATATTGATGAGGATATGAACCGTATCTGGTTCCCGTCTATCCTGCAAGACATTCGAAATACACCGGAATCACAGCTGCAGTCGAGCGAGCGCAGGGAGGTTAAACAGCTGCTTTCGGTTTTGGATGATATCAACAACCAATCTGAGAGCCCCGTTATTTTAGCTGATATTCATACTTTTTCGGCTGAGGGCTGGATGTTTACTATCACCAGCTCAGACCCCCGGCAGCGAAAACTGCTGTCCAATCTGCATGTACCTATGGTGTTTGGGATTGAGAAAACACTTCGCGGTACGGCGTTGGGCTATTATCAGAAGCAGGGATTTATATCATTTGGGCTGGAGGGTGGTCAGCATACCAACGATATGACGGCCTATAATACTACGGCATCGCTAATGTTGTTGCTACAGGCAGTGGGCTGTATTGAAGAGCAGTATGTTGATGAGTTGAAGGAATATGAAAAGCACCTACAGTCGCACACAAAATATTTACCGACAGAGACTAAGCTTATTTATCAGCATATTATAGAGCCCGGTGATGAGTTTCGGATGCGGCCCGGCTACAAGAATTTTCAGCATATCAAAAAAGGAGAGTGGCTGGCTAGCGACAAGGATGGTAAAATTATTGCCGATTGTGATGGCTATATCCTGATGCCCCTTTATCAGGATCAGGGCGATGACGGTTTTTTCATCATTATTGAGCACGAGGGGTAA
- the scpB gene encoding SMC-Scp complex subunit ScpB produces MEDYQFVDGTRLSSVIESLIFASPEPISEQKICEVIAKGEENLGLETDAIAPFVEKLNQRYEENGLAFRIANVGGGYTFSTRKRFDPWLSIFQHENAYRKLSQSAIETLAIVAYKQPVTKPEVDDIRGVDSGYILRQLLEKVLVEVSGRLDAPGKPLLYETTQHFLKHFGINSIDELPKPREIEEILRDDDMAEHRQFLFDRQLELKDLQEKVDDEDTAETALSLIEAVEDMDEEEVPDLEEYTAEELLLDEDQEEQEESQSDTNSTEEE; encoded by the coding sequence ATGGAAGATTATCAATTTGTTGATGGTACGCGGCTTTCATCGGTTATTGAGTCGCTTATCTTTGCCAGCCCAGAACCGATATCAGAGCAAAAAATTTGTGAAGTCATTGCTAAAGGTGAAGAGAATCTCGGTTTGGAGACTGACGCTATTGCTCCTTTTGTTGAAAAGCTGAATCAACGCTATGAAGAAAACGGTTTGGCTTTTCGGATAGCAAATGTAGGCGGGGGATATACCTTCTCTACGCGCAAGCGCTTTGATCCCTGGCTTAGTATATTTCAGCACGAAAATGCCTATCGAAAGCTATCACAGTCGGCTATTGAAACACTTGCAATTGTAGCCTATAAGCAGCCGGTGACCAAGCCTGAGGTGGATGATATTCGTGGTGTAGATTCAGGATATATTCTGCGCCAGCTGCTTGAAAAGGTGTTAGTTGAAGTATCCGGCCGCCTGGATGCACCCGGAAAGCCTCTGTTATATGAGACTACCCAACACTTTTTAAAACACTTTGGCATTAATTCTATTGACGAGTTGCCCAAACCTCGCGAAATTGAAGAAATTCTCAGAGATGATGACATGGCCGAACACCGGCAGTTCCTGTTTGATCGTCAGCTCGAACTTAAGGATTTGCAAGAAAAAGTGGATGATGAGGATACGGCCGAGACGGCGCTTTCATTGATTGAAGCCGTTGAAGATATGGATGAGGAAGAGGTGCCGGATTTGGAGGAATATACCGCCGAAGAGCTGCTACTTGATGAAGACCAAGAAGAACAGGAAGAATCACAATCTGATACAAACAGTACTGAAGAAGAATAA
- a CDS encoding pseudouridine synthase has protein sequence MSNRQEPSHAIDQNYSKEEDIRLNKYIAHCGFCSRRDADDYIAAGKVEVNGEVVTQMGVKVKRSDKVVVEGQALNLENFVYILLNKPKDTITTTDDPRGRDTVMDKIEEATDKRVYPVGRLDRHTMGLLLLTNDGDLANRLMHPSYEVRKTYEVESEPGLKGDELDQLARGIELEDGPVKAQSLQATPNGFVLSIFEGRNRLVRRMVEYFGSSVTKLKRIDYAGLTLEGVKMGRWRYLKKGEINALRKMVKLNALNFEG, from the coding sequence ATGAGTAATAGACAAGAGCCATCGCACGCGATTGATCAGAATTACAGCAAAGAAGAAGACATCCGCCTGAATAAATATATTGCCCACTGTGGATTTTGTTCACGTCGTGATGCGGACGACTATATTGCTGCCGGAAAAGTGGAAGTTAATGGAGAGGTCGTCACCCAAATGGGAGTTAAAGTCAAACGGTCGGATAAGGTTGTGGTAGAAGGGCAGGCACTAAACTTGGAAAATTTCGTTTATATCCTGCTTAATAAGCCTAAAGATACTATTACTACCACTGACGATCCCCGCGGGCGCGACACGGTGATGGATAAGATAGAAGAGGCGACTGATAAGCGAGTTTATCCAGTGGGACGCCTCGATCGGCACACCATGGGACTCTTGCTGTTAACGAACGACGGAGATCTGGCCAACCGGCTCATGCATCCCAGCTACGAGGTGCGCAAGACATATGAAGTGGAATCTGAACCTGGTTTAAAGGGAGATGAGCTTGATCAGTTGGCAAGGGGTATTGAGCTTGAAGATGGTCCTGTAAAGGCACAATCATTGCAAGCCACCCCCAATGGGTTTGTGCTCTCCATCTTTGAAGGTCGTAATCGGCTGGTGCGGCGAATGGTTGAGTATTTCGGATCTTCGGTAACAAAGTTAAAACGTATTGATTATGCCGGTTTGACGCTCGAGGGGGTAAAAATGGGACGTTGGCGTTATCTCAAAAAAGGAGAAATAAACGCACTGCGAAAAATGGTAAAACTAAATGCATTGAACTTTGAAGGATAA
- a CDS encoding alpha/beta hydrolase family protein: MMDFGTQKKSGAISSTEGLPIYYDCHLPEEYSEKSLPVIIFVHGFKGFKDWGAFSEGCAFLSSAGFAVVAINFSLNGVGESMSEFDELDRFSRETFSQDLDDLGSVIKAIKDGEINSGKAVLKSDSIGLIGHSRGGHTAVTAAAEYPEISCLVTWSAVANYNERWSEEMITDWESKGVTEIKNGRTGQMMPLKKVVYDDAQANADRLMADNRAGELAIPAMFIHSKGDEAVSYNNAEKLYQSCSSNKRELVLIPDSGHTFDTAHPFEEDDFPEAFQQVLRRTKQWFTDNLL, from the coding sequence ATGATGGATTTTGGGACACAAAAGAAATCAGGTGCGATATCATCCACAGAAGGATTACCTATTTATTATGATTGTCACCTGCCGGAAGAATACTCCGAAAAGTCATTGCCTGTTATCATTTTCGTACATGGTTTTAAAGGATTTAAGGATTGGGGGGCATTTTCTGAAGGTTGTGCCTTTCTTAGTTCTGCTGGTTTTGCCGTGGTGGCGATTAATTTTTCGCTGAATGGTGTAGGCGAAAGTATGAGCGAATTTGATGAGTTGGATCGGTTTTCGCGCGAAACTTTTAGCCAGGACCTTGATGATCTGGGATCTGTAATCAAAGCCATTAAAGATGGAGAGATTAATAGTGGTAAGGCAGTGTTAAAATCGGATAGCATAGGGTTGATTGGCCACTCCCGTGGTGGACATACCGCAGTGACGGCAGCCGCTGAATACCCTGAAATATCCTGTCTGGTTACGTGGTCGGCAGTAGCAAATTATAACGAACGCTGGAGCGAAGAAATGATTACTGATTGGGAATCAAAAGGCGTAACGGAAATCAAAAATGGCCGCACTGGTCAAATGATGCCGTTGAAAAAAGTGGTTTATGATGATGCTCAAGCGAACGCTGATAGATTAATGGCTGATAACCGGGCAGGCGAACTGGCAATTCCGGCAATGTTTATCCACTCAAAAGGGGATGAAGCTGTATCTTATAATAATGCAGAAAAATTGTATCAAAGCTGTTCATCAAATAAGAGAGAACTGGTGCTTATCCCGGATTCCGGACATACTTTTGATACCGCTCATCCGTTTGAGGAAGATGATTTCCCCGAAGCGTTTCAGCAGGTATTGCGCCGCACCAAGCAGTGGTTTACGGATAATTTATTGTAA
- a CDS encoding tetratricopeptide repeat protein — protein MVIRKLLFVFVIIGTLLSTANAQVPELIKKPQFRSDAKAAVDSMYNFQFSGAEQAIAEWKQKYPEHPIWMLLSGIEFWWKVLSDLETTAHDKQFFEIMKKTSYQVEKLLYKQPSHADGLLIKAIANGYVARQYANREEWLNSLQYGRKAMSAHDYLMNLQPEMDDLKLAEGLKKYYLAHLPEEYPIVKTVSWALPKGDKKQGLSLIKEASQQAVFARAEATYFLGNINFNYEDNLEVAVNNFEKLAQKYPRNNFYARRLVKSYYQNGQKEKALQFINATLQRWDDNQLPYLAIMQEELLTWKGRILEQRGKDKQALDCYRRAFEKSGTLPNPAERSFYVISGYAAGKILHKQGNTAQAKTYLNAIAGARAESSYRQEAKELLSAGK, from the coding sequence ATGGTAATACGAAAGCTTCTTTTCGTCTTTGTTATTATAGGCACACTGCTCTCGACTGCTAATGCCCAAGTTCCCGAACTAATTAAGAAGCCACAGTTTCGGTCAGATGCCAAAGCAGCAGTAGATTCTATGTATAATTTTCAATTTTCTGGTGCAGAACAGGCAATAGCCGAATGGAAGCAAAAATACCCCGAACACCCCATCTGGATGCTGCTTTCAGGTATTGAGTTTTGGTGGAAAGTGCTGTCGGATTTAGAAACGACTGCCCACGATAAGCAGTTTTTTGAGATAATGAAGAAAACCAGTTATCAGGTTGAAAAGTTGCTGTATAAACAACCATCTCATGCTGACGGCTTGTTAATTAAAGCCATTGCTAATGGATATGTGGCGCGGCAATATGCCAATCGCGAAGAATGGCTAAATAGCCTGCAATACGGACGGAAGGCGATGAGTGCTCATGATTACCTAATGAACTTACAGCCCGAGATGGATGATCTAAAGCTGGCAGAAGGATTAAAGAAGTACTACCTTGCTCACTTGCCCGAAGAATACCCTATTGTTAAAACCGTATCTTGGGCCTTGCCGAAAGGGGATAAAAAGCAGGGTTTGTCATTAATTAAAGAAGCTTCTCAACAGGCGGTATTTGCCCGTGCCGAGGCTACTTATTTTTTGGGGAATATCAACTTTAATTATGAGGATAATTTAGAGGTAGCGGTTAACAATTTTGAGAAGCTTGCCCAAAAATATCCCCGAAATAATTTTTATGCGCGTCGCCTGGTAAAAAGTTATTACCAGAACGGTCAGAAAGAGAAAGCACTGCAATTTATTAATGCTACTCTGCAACGCTGGGATGATAATCAGCTGCCGTACTTGGCGATTATGCAGGAAGAGCTGTTGACGTGGAAGGGACGTATCTTGGAACAACGCGGCAAGGACAAACAAGCACTGGATTGCTATCGCCGTGCTTTTGAAAAGAGCGGTACATTGCCCAACCCGGCTGAACGTTCGTTTTATGTGATTTCGGGATATGCTGCCGGAAAAATATTACACAAACAAGGGAATACCGCCCAGGCAAAAACATATTTGAATGCTATTGCTGGTGCCCGGGCCGAATCCTCATATCGACAGGAAGCTAAAGAATTGCTTTCTGCCGGAAAATAA
- a CDS encoding DUF4412 domain-containing protein yields the protein MKTYLSVIFSFCILLFCATQTSVAQDFEGIIHYEIPEMTQQGMGQMPYMVKGNKVRMELNRGQQKGVMLFMPEQSKTVILIDQMNGYMTMDTETRDDINTGKDGNATQTGQTKTIAGKNCKVWKIESDGKTMEVCMAKGMGSFMMPKSPMSKGSQPDWAKKLMANEAMPLEVIAITDEGKSTKMKAVKIEEKSLSADLFKIPDGYKDMSGMMNPNQN from the coding sequence ATGAAAACATATCTATCTGTAATCTTTTCGTTTTGCATACTACTTTTTTGTGCTACCCAAACATCCGTAGCGCAAGATTTTGAAGGTATTATCCACTACGAAATTCCTGAAATGACTCAACAAGGAATGGGCCAAATGCCCTATATGGTAAAAGGCAATAAAGTACGCATGGAATTAAATCGAGGACAACAAAAAGGAGTCATGCTTTTTATGCCTGAGCAATCAAAGACGGTCATTTTAATAGATCAAATGAACGGCTACATGACCATGGATACAGAAACCCGAGATGATATAAATACAGGAAAGGATGGGAATGCCACCCAAACCGGACAAACCAAAACAATAGCCGGTAAAAACTGCAAGGTTTGGAAGATAGAATCCGATGGTAAAACCATGGAAGTCTGTATGGCAAAAGGTATGGGTTCATTTATGATGCCTAAAAGTCCAATGAGCAAAGGAAGTCAGCCTGACTGGGCAAAGAAATTAATGGCTAACGAAGCTATGCCTTTAGAAGTTATTGCAATAACAGATGAGGGGAAAAGTACAAAAATGAAGGCTGTTAAAATTGAAGAAAAATCTCTTTCTGCTGATCTATTTAAAATTCCGGACGGTTACAAAGACATGAGCGGGATGATGAATCCTAACCAAAACTAA